A part of Aspergillus flavus chromosome 5, complete sequence genomic DNA contains:
- a CDS encoding ribosome-releasing factor 2, mitochondrial (translation elongation factor G2, putative) → MVAAPLLRAHQAARLQSVSTSRLGLNPHVIKSAGRLQLLRGSSFSTATSKWQAGVLDRTRNIGIIAHIDAGKTTTTERMLYYSGFTRRIGDVDEGSTVTDFLPAERARGITIQSAAITFHWPPQTAGDGNTTPQEPQTPRSASSHTVNLIDTPGHADFTFEVMRSLRILDGAVCILDGVAGVEAQTEQVWHQASTYRIPRIVYVNKLDRDGAAFGRTVREVASRLGGWPAVCQIPWFEGGNGRFTGIADAINLQGLRWEEGDGKSVKMFNLEQLASEEPQLAQELKRARVALVELLSEHDEAMVEKFFDCEEDHLAVPPNDILESLRRCLLEEQGRKIIPIFAGASFRNIGVQPLLDAVTNLLPSPPETPEPEVSIGGVKGGLRRLLSGDLLVEQGEKAASAKGKHKKKSAIQAESRNAIEKLQGCALAFKVVNDPKRGVLVYVRVYSGSLDRNSILYNTNLNVSERAPRLLKMYANDAVEVDSIPEGHIGVVAGLKHTRTGDTLVTYSGNKATPPEPLNTLQLRPITVPPPVFFASVEPHSLSEEKRLQESLAMLLREDPSLHVTVDEDSGQTLLSGMGELHLEIARDRLLNDLKAKASMGRIEIGYRECPLGASGPITKIFDKEIAGRKGKAGCTATVEPFDPEETTTEPDPSTLSIQTTDGNQIIIQAPGLEVEVNKKGIEESPLLPPGLDVHALRTALQNGCLAALARGPQFTFPMHGTRVTLTFNPAEHLFGNESTPSALSAAARLATSSALRDLPSGAGTSLMEPVMNVIISVDEASLGAVVHDISSSRGGHIISLDEETPLQTTGITSNPTDDLLPPIDPNKVYAPPDPFQSSTVGIDLPSSANRPRTITAKVPLKEMVGYLKHLRSLSAGRGTFVMSVDRFEKMSAPRQKAVLAELRGDFF, encoded by the coding sequence ATGGTCGCGGCTCCTCTCTTGCGCGCTCACCAAGCAGCGCGACTCCAATCGGTGTCTACCAGCCGGCTCGGGCTCAATCCACATGTAATCAAAAGTGCCGGAAGGTTACAACTGCTTCGCGGTAGTAGCTTCTCAACTGCTACTTCCAAATGGCAAGCGGGAGTCCTCGACCGAACCAGAAACATCGGTATTATCGCCCACATCGATGCGGGCAAGACTACCACTACGGAGCGTATGCTCTATTACAGTGGATTTACAAGAAGGATAGGAGACGTGGATGAAGGCTCCACTGTCACCGACTTCCTTCCTGCTGAGCGCGCTCGAGGAATTACGATTCAATCGGCCGCTATCACCTTCCATTGGCCACCTCAAACTGCCGGTGATGGAAATACAACTCCGCAGGAGCCACAAACGCCAAGGTCTGCGTCATCTCATACCGTGAACCTCATTGACACCCCTGGACACGCGGACTTCACTTTTGAAGTCATGCGATCCTTGCGCATTCTTGATGGCGCGGTATGCATTCTAGACGGtgttgctggtgttgaggctCAAACAGAGCAAGTGTGGCACCAAGCAAGTACCTACCGGATTCCCCGGATTGTTTACGTGAACAAGCTTGACAGAGATGGGGCAGCCTTTGGCCGGACGGTCCGAGAGGTTGCCTCCCGACTGGGTGGATGGCCTGCCGTCTGTCAAATACCTTGGTTTGAAGGAGGAAATGGACGTTTTACTGGCATTGCCGATGCTATCAATCTCCAAGGCCTCCGCTgggaggaaggagacggCAAGTCTGTCAAGATGTTCAACCTTGAACAGTTGGCTAGCGAAGAACCTCAGCTTGCACAGGAACTCAAGCGCGCGAGAGTTGCCCTCGTTGAACTGCTGAGTGAGCATGATGAAGCCATGGTGGAGAAGTTCTTCGACTGTGAAGAGGACCATTTGGCAGTCCCCCCGAATGACATTCTTGAGAGTCTGCGCAGATGCCTCCTAGAGGAGCagggaaggaaaatcatTCCCATTTTCGCTGGTGCTAGCTTTCGAAACATTGGTGTCCAGCCTCTTCTCGACGCTGTGACGAATCTACTCCCTAGCCCTCCTGAGACTCCTGAACCAGAGGTCAGCATTGGTGGAGTTAAGGGTGGCCTCCGACGCCTGCTTTCTGGCGATCTACTAGTTGAACAAGGCGAGAAGGCAGCTTCTGCTAAGGGTAAGCACAAGAAGAAGTCGGCCATTCAAGCAGAGTCCCGCAACGCCATTGAAAAGCTCCAAGGCTGCGCCCTAGCCTTCAAGGTCGTCAACGACCCCAAGCGTGGTGTCCTAGTGTACGTCCGCGTCTATTCCGGCTCGCTCGACCGAAACAGCATCCTATACAACACCAACCTAAATGTATCAGAGCGGGCCCCCCGTCTGCTAAAGATGTATGCGAATGATGCCGTCGAGGTCGACTCCATTCCCGAAGGCCACATCGGAGTCGTAGCTGGTCTCAAACACACCCGAACTGGAGACACCCTAGTTACCTACTCCGGCAACAAAGCCACACCCCCCGAACCTCTCAACACCCTCCAACTCCGTCCGATCACCGTCCCACCCCCCGTCTTCTTCGCCAGTGTCGAACCCCACAGCCTAAGCGAGGAGAAAAGACTCCAAGAGTCTCTCGCGATGCTCCTCCGCGAGGATCCCAGTCTCCACGTCACCGTCGACGAAGACTCAGGCCAAACCCTCCTCAGCGGCATGGGCGAACTGCACCTCGAGATCGCCCGAGACCGCCTCCTCAACGACCTCAAAGCCAAAGCCTCCATGGGACGCATCGAAATCGGCTACCGCGAATGCCCTCTCGGCGCCTCCGGCCCCATAACCAAGATCTTCGACAAGGAAATCGCCGGCCGCAAAGGCAAAGCCGGCTGCACCGCAACCGTCGAGCCCTTCGACCCCGAGGAGACCACCACAGAACCCGACCCATCGACCCTCTCCATCCAAACCACAGACGGCAACCAAATCATCATCCAAGCACCAGGCCTCGAAGTCGAAGTCAACAAAAAGGGCATCGAAGAGAGTCCCCTCCTACCCCCAGGCCTAGACGTACACGCCCTCCGCACAGCCCTCCAAAACGGGTGTCTCGCGGCACTCGCCCGCGGTCCTCAATTCACCTTCCCCATGCACGGCACCCGCGTCACCCTCACCTTCAACCCAGCCGAACACCTTTTCGGCAACGAATCCACCCCCTCGGCACTCTCCGCCGCAGCCCGTCTCGCAACCTCCTCCGCCCTCCGAGACCTCCCCTCCGGAGCAGGCACATCCCTCATGGAACCAGTCATGAACGTCATCATCAGCGTAGACGAAGCCAGTCTCGGCGCCGTGGTACACgatatctcttcctcccgcGGGGGCCACATCATCTCGCTGGACGAGGAAACACCCCTCCAAACGACGGGTATCACCTCAAACCCAACAGACGACCTTCTTCCCCCCATCGACCCGAACAAGGTCTACGCCCCGCCTGATCCCTTCCAGTCATCAACCGTGGGAATCGACCTCCCCTCGTCGGCTAACAGACCCCGAACTATCACGGCAAAGGTCCCCCTCAAGGAAATGGTCGGATATCTCAAACACCTGCGAAGTTTAAGCGCGGGGCGCGGCACGTTCGTCATGAGCGTCGATCGGTTCGAGAAGATGAGTGCGCCGAGACAGAAGGCTGTGCTTGCTGAGCTCAGAGGTGACTTTTTCTAA
- a CDS encoding vacuolar protein sorting-associated protein vps17 (membrane coat complex Retromer, subunit VPS5/SNX1): MDYSAISHDPEHPAGTSPWASPRPNQTTFPTSSTNDIPSDPLAPPHPPYDADRESQPESSLPTGQEQTESPDISERLQSAQLGDPDYHNEPSQYAAQQQQYGEQPRSQVPARYQTGARQHARPAPLYKIQAKITSLERTGKKDPILRFDVHTNLPKFRTTQYRDVRRTHAEFTKLAEHLMSANPEAMVPAVPPPLTPAGAGTEEDEIRVKASMQKWLNTVLGNEVLMQDDEVVLFVESDFGYSPVVRMKQPATGMRRKVLKQFAPPPDDTPELQNARPVVKMFYLGSMDASHKVDRVVKGRRGLGLAESDFGVKLGQMHVQETHPGLANAYRKLGKVIQTVGDYHAVQATAEATTIGEPLNYHSSDAFIVKETLTNRHILLRDLIQAQQVTRSKRAAADRLKVSSSVRPDKVDEAINALDEAQSHEDYLTKRTHRVTSNLLQEKRRWFDRTTSDLLASLREYTLRQIDAERRTLATLESVRPDIRAIDSSGGLSRLGRESHPTVRRPNLGSSQGPKGDAWSGIPRRSDGLGRSMSGSLISPTSEADEEVNGQGKGRLRSPSGVGPVVEEDDEDRLDARNAASRLATSTF, from the exons ATGGACTACTCCGCTATATCGCATGACCCCGAACACCCCGCGGGTACCTCGCCTTGGGCTTCTCCACGACCTAACCAAACCACGTTCCCTACTTCGAGTACCAACGACATTCCTTCCGATCCGTTAGCTCCACCTCATCCTCCGTATGATGCCGACAGGGAATCCCAACCCGAAAGTTCTCTGCCTACCGGACAGGAGCAGACCGAGTCACCCGACATCTCGGAAAGACTACAGAGCGCACAGCTAGGCGATCCAGATTACCATAACGAGCCATCACAGTATGCCgcgcaacagcaacaatatGGCGAGCAACCTCGGTCTCAGGTCCCCGCTAGGTATCAAACCGGGGCCAGACAGCATGCCAGACCAGCTCCTCTATACAAAATTCAGGCGAAGATTACAAGCTTAGAGAGGACAGGCAAAAAGGATCCCATTCTGCGTTTCGATGTTCAC ACCAACCTTCCCAAATTCAGAACCACTCAATATCGCGATGTCCGTCGTACCCATGCAGAGTTTACTAAGCTCGCCGAACATTTGATGTCGGCGAACCCCGAAGCGATGGTTCCCGCGGTGCCTCCTCCATTGACTCCCGCTGGCGCAGGAactgaagaggatgagattcGCGTGAAGGCGTCCATGCAAAAATGGTTGAACACCGTTCTGGGTAACGAGGTTTTGATGCAGGACGATGAGGTTGTTTTATTCGTTGAGAGTGATTTTGGGTATAGCCCGGTTGTTCGGATGAAGCAGCCTGCGACAGGTATGCGGAGAAAGGTCTTGAAGCAGTTCGCGCCTCCCCCAGATGATACGCCTGAGCTACAGAACGCGCGACCCGTAGTGAAGATGTTTTATTTAGGAAGCATGGATGCTAGTCATAAGGTTGACCGAGTGGTCAAGGGCCGACGAG GACTCGGCCTTGCCGAATCAGACTTTGGTGTAAAGCTGGGACAGATGCATGTACAAGAGACACACCCAGGCCTGGCCAATGCCTACCGAAAATTGGGAAAGGTGATTCAGACAGTCGGGGATTATCACGCAGTCCAGGCTACAGCAGAAGCCACCACCATCGGGGAGCCATTGAATTATCACTCTTCTGACGCTTTTATTGTGAAGGAGACCCTTACTAACCGCCACATCTTGCTTCGGGATTTGATTCAAGCTCAACAAGTCACCCGCAGCAAGCGCGCAGCTGCAGACCGTCTGAAAGTCAGCTCTTCTGTTCGTCCCGATAAAGTTGATGAGGCAATCAATGCTCTAGATGAAGCTCAGAGCCATGAAGACTATCTCACAAAGAGGACACACCGGGTGACATCGAACCTGCTTCAGGAGAAGCGCCGCTGGTTCGACCGGACCACGAGCGATCTCTTGGCCAGCCTACGTGAATACACGCTGCGTCAGATTGACGCTGAGCGTCGTACTCTTGCAACCCTTGAGAGTGTTAGACCAGATATCCGGGCAATCGATTCGTCTGGTGGACTGAGCCGACTGGGCCGTGAATCACACCCGACTGTGCGGCGGCCAAACCTCGGTTCAAGTCAGGGACCCAAGGGCGACGCGTGGAGCGGCATTCCTCGTCGCAGTGACGGTCTTGGGCGCAGCATGAGTGGCAGCTTGATCTCGCCTACTTCGGAGGCCGATGAAGAGGTGAATGGGCAGGGCAAGGGAAGGTTGCGCTCCCCCAGTGGCGTCGGCCCAGTtgtcgaggaagatgatgaggatcgACTGGATGCCCGCAACGCAGCGAGCCGGCTAGCGACCAGCACCTTCTGA
- a CDS encoding Mss4-like protein — METAALTGTCACEHITYTASVLPTKLTNCHCTTCRKQSGGPYQTWALFSATNITWTHEEPTQRRSSDFATRGFCPRCGSSISMVYDLEPGGLYIAAGTIDDLDRVVPKPCAHFFVKEKAAWFQLPNDGFVRFSDGANRGRRC; from the coding sequence atggaaacCGCTGCCCTAACTGGCACCTGCGCCTGCGAGCACATAACCTACACGGCGAGCGTCCTGCCCACGAAACTCACAAACTGCCACTGCACAACCTGCCGCAAACAATCCGGCGGACCCTACCAAACCTGGGCACTCTTTTCTGCGACGAACATCACCTGGACCCACGAGGAGCCGACACAGCGGCGATCTAGCGATTTCGCTACGCGCGGGTTCTGTCCCCGGTGTGGATCGAGTATCAGTATGGTGTATGACTTGGAGCCAGGGGGACTGTACATTGCCGCGGGCACAATCGATGACCTCGATAGGGTGGTTCCAAAGCCCTGTGCGCATTTCTttgtgaaggagaaggcggCGTGGTTTCAGTTACCGAATGATGGGTTTGTGAGGTTTAGTGATGGAGCTAATCGTGGAAGGCGTTGTTGA
- a CDS encoding phospholipase D precursor — MSLRKALGCIIYAAVWLSSIDFATGFPTQLDNFGVNLDHRGQSVENGVNGVVSHQSEEPYSTRDSVLKHEDDSAVESLTESMEDWASDRSLSQLTATDTGSDSSQLYLGPHDPFEPKEQLDGYNAGRKPVFAIAHRVLTIQGMKDAVAHGANALEIDMRGWSSWGRKGWYCDHDGTITSPGDKAEDMFRAIQDQRRNGKTINFVWLDLKKPDEYKAGENAIERLRDMARKYLQPWGVRVLYGFYRSHVDGRAFGVIRDNHNYLEAVSINDKAANVHKSFQQYGAKIQNTKRPDYYTCTELRHAGRMRDEGKFGKVFGWTLAVDQADLTNALLGIARVDGLIYGFKVTAYRDHEDTRAAVKDIQTWVQKHSVTHYLAGQNDSPW, encoded by the exons ATGTCTCTACGAAAAGCCTTAGGCTGCATTATATATGCCGCTGTGTGGCTTTCCAGTATTGACTTTGCTACCGGTTTCCCAACGCAGCTTGATAATTTCGGTGTCAATTTGGATCATCGCGGACAGTCCGTGGAGAATGGTGTCAATGGTGTTGTCTCCCATCAATCTGAGGAACCTTACTCCACTAGGGATTCTGTGTTGAAGCACGAAGATGACTCCGCCGTTGAGTCTCTTACCGAATCGATGGAAGATTGGGCCAGTGACAGGTCGCTTTCGCAACTTACCGCTACCGACACCGGCTCCGACTCCTCTCAGCTATATCTTGGACCACACGATCCCTTTGAACCTAAGGAGCAGTTGGATGGATACAATGCAGGTCGAAAACCAGTGTTTGCCATTGCACATCGGGTCCTAACGATTCAAGGAATGAAGGACGCGGTGGCCCACGGTGCCAATGCTCTAGAAATTGACATGCGAGGCTGGAGTAGCTGGGGCCGCAAGGGCTGGTATTGTGACCACGATGGCACCATCACGAGTCCCGGTGATAAAGCAGAAGATATGTTCCGAGCAATCCAAGACCAGCGGCGTAACGGCAAGACAATCAACTTCGTGTGGTTGGATCTAAAGAAGCCGGACGAGTACAAGGCCGGCGAGAACGCAATCGAAAGACTCCGAGACATGGCCAGGAAATACCTCCAACCTTGGGGCGTTCGAGTTCTGTATGGATTTTACCGCAGCCACGTGGACGGGAGGGCATTTGGTGTCATTCGAGACAATCACAACTATCTTGAGGCAGTCAGTATCAACGACAAGGCAGCCAACGTCCATAAATCATTTCAACAGTACGGGGCTAAGATCCAAAACACGAAAAGG CCGGATTATTATACCTGCACCGAGTTGAGACATGCAGGTCGAATGCGAGATGAGGGGAAATTTGGTAAAGTTTTTGGCTGGACTCTTGCAGTTGACCAAGCTGATCTTACCAACGCTCTGCTGGGCATTGCACGGGTGGATGGCCTGATTTACGGTTTCAAAGTAACCGCATATAGGGACCATGAAGATACAAGGGCTGCTGTCAAAGATATCCAAACCTGGGTCCAGAAACACAGTGTGACCCATTACCTTGCAGGGCAGAATGACTCACCTTGGTAA